The genome window GGAAAGCAAAAGCTGATTTACAGCAATAATTCCCCGGACACGCTGCACAAGGTCTTTTACCACTTGTACCTGAATGCATTCCAGCCAGGCAGCCAGATGGACGTTCGCTCCCGCACCATCAGCGACCCGGACCCACGTGTAAAAGACCGTATCTCCAAATTAACCCCTTCTGAAATTGGCTACGAAAAAGTGCTTTCGTTGAAGCATAATGGTAAGGCTGTAAAATATGAAGTGGTTGGGACGATCCTGGAAGTGACATTGAAAGAAAAGATCCTCCCTAAAACGCAGCATACATTTGAGATGGACTTCGAAGCACAAGTCCCGATTCAGATCCGCCGCACTGGCCGCGACAACGCGGAAGGCATCGATTATTCGATGGCGCAATGGTATCCCAAAATGAGTGAGTATGACTACGAAGGCTGGCATGCGAATCCTTATATAGCCAGGGAATTTTATGGCGTCTGGGGTGATTTTGATGTGAAACTGACCATTGATGCTTCTTATGTCGTGGCGGCGAGTGGTTACCTGCAAAATCCGGATAAAATTGGCCACGGCTACACGCAGAAAGAGGTGAAACACAAGCCCGGCGACAAATTAACCTGGCATTTCATCGCACCCGAAGTCCATGATTTCATGTGGGCAGCCGATCGTGATTACAAGCATGATGTCATCAAAGTGGATGATAATCTGGATATGCATTTCTTTTATCAAACAGATACATTAGCCAATGTCTGGAAAGAAATGGAACCGCTTGCTGTGCGTTGTTTCAAGATTATGAATGAGAAATTCGGACGCTATCCTTACAAGCAGTATTCGGTAATTCAGGGTGGTGATGGCGGAATGGAGTATGCCATGGCAACATTGATTACCGGGCGTCAGAATCTGGGCGGATTGGTAAGTGTAACGGTTCATGAATCCATTCACAGCTGGTTTCAGCAGATATTAGGCACAAACGAATCCAAATATGCGTGGATGGACGAAGGTTTTACCAGCTATGCGCAGAATATTGTCATGGCTGAATTGTTTCCTTCAAGACTGGATGCCCAGCGGGGAAGCACCGCGGGTTATCGCAATCTCGTGAAGTCAGGTCTGGAAGAACCATTGACCACACATGCCGATCATTTCAACACAAATCGCGCATATAGCACGGCCAGTTATGCCAAGGGCGCAGTTTTCCTTAATCAGCTTGGCTACATTATCGGCAGCCAGAAGTTGGAAAGCGGCATGAAACGCTATTATAACGAGTGGAAATTCAAGCATCCTAACCCCAATGATCTGAAACGGATCATGGAAAAGGAATCGGGTCTTGAACTGGATTGGTACTGGGAAGATTTTGTAGGAACAACCAAAACCATCGATTATGGCATTAAAGAGGTTGTATCCAATGCAGCTAAAACAACTGTTGTTTTGGAAAAAATAGGCCAGATGCCTATGCCATTGGATGTTGTGGTAAGTTATAAAGACGGAAGTCAGGAGAACTTCAACATTCCCCTGGAACTCATGCGCGGAGAAAAATCCGAAGCAATGTATTCCAAAACCACATTACTGAATGATTGGGGTTGGACTTATCCGGAATATTCATTTACGATCGACAGAAATCTTGCTGACATTGAAAGGATCGTCATAGATCCAAGTCAGCGAATGGCGGACATTAATCCGGATAATAACTCCTATCCGTCTATATCGAAAGAATTGCCGCGGTTCAAAGCTGATAAAGTCGTAAAGTGATAAAATTGAAGTGGTAAAAAGGGGCTTTCTCAACTGAGAAAGCCCTTTTTTTATGCACATAATTGAATGCCTTTATCGTCCAAACTTAATGGAAGTCCCCACGCGCCAACCCATTCCCTTGAAATGGCTGCCGTGGAACTGGGCGACGGCTTCCAGGCGAATAATGCGAAGGATGTCATCAATTCCATAAACCGCCTCGGTGTAATTGCGGATTGTTGGCACTCTCAGATAATGCAATTGCAGCGTTTCCGAGATGCCTGTGACACGAAGTGCTTCGATGCGAGTAAGTGCAAATCGCTGCGAAGTCCAGGTGGCATTCGCCTGAAAAAACCAGGATGACGTGCTGTAACGATAATATTGCAGCATCCGGAACTGGTCGGGCGGATAGGCATATTGGAAAAAGAACTCATTTCCCATGAAGTGACGGTAATCGGGGAAATACATTTGTTTTGTACTCAAAAAACCGCCGCCATTTACATAATATTCAAGATTACTCCGCGGTCCCAGGCTCAAATTCTGGCGAATGTTTCCCTGTAACATGGAGTAATCCACATCACCCACAAATCCAAGACCAGTTTTGTAATTAAGACTAAATGATGGTCCTTTGCTTCTTAAATATCGTTTTTCACCATTCCTGATCAGGTAACGCCGCCACGGACGCACGGTTGCGGTTAGGTCCAGAATGGTTGCATTGTGTATAGCGAAGCCGGTGTTTTGCAATTCCCTGTTTTCGGGGCGGTTGGGAGTGTAATAATATTGGCTCCAGAAGAAAATAGGACGTGCACTTTCCTGGTTGAAAAGCTCTTTTCTGTGCTCAAATTCTAATCCTGCATTCAGACTAAAAACATCAGCAATGTTGCGTAGTGAAAACTCGGCCCGGCCATATTGTTTTTGATACAGCTTCATAAAATTCCTGTCAAAAAACCTGGCCGCAATGCTGTTGGGAAGGGCAGGAATGGGGTTGTTATTGTTGATCTGACTGGCCATTTCTCCACCGGATAGCATCAGATTCCATTTGTCATTGCCAATGTTGGTTGTCAGGTTTCCATAAACCCTTTTGCGTCCGAAAGAATAGCGCACGAGCGGGCTAACACTGAAGCGGTATGACTTGCCCCATTTCTTTTCCCATTCAGTAAGAAAGTTGATAGCATTTCCTTCGACTGTGTTGTAACTGATGGACAGGATCGGGCTTTTGAAATAGAACGTTCGCCTGTTGCCCAGCGCATAAGTATTACCTGTAATCAAGTGCAGCGGCCTGAATGCCAGCGAGTCGGGCTTTCTTTTTTCGCGAATCGCATCTTTTACCACCTTAATGCTGTCTTGCAGCACATAACTGGTCACTTCCGATTTTGTCAGTGGGATAGGGCGGAGTGCTTGCCAATAAGTGGTGTCGCGTTTGTTAGCCATAGAGTCGATAATAATCGAATCCTGGCGCACCAGCCGATCGCTGCCGCCCTCCATTTTGCGTTCTTTTTTCTGCTCTTTCTCGTATTCCTTGGTGAGTTTTCGGAAATCCTTGGTCGAGAATTGCTTCTGTTCACGGATCAATTTTTCAAGATTTTCCTTCCGGTTTGCCTCCTTCACATCTTCCTTTTTGTGATCTGCAATGACAATGTCTTCTTTCAGGCCCGGATCGATATCCAGTTTCTGGTAAGTCAGGGAAACCAGATATTTGAATTCTCCTGCAAAGCCCAAATAACTTCCATTAATGCGAAACTGCTGATTCACAGGAATCCACACATTCTGAACCGGGCTGAAAATCTGTTTGGCAGAAATGTTCAGTCCGCTTGTAGTGGTTTGCAAATCATAGCTGTGAATGGCCCAGCGATCTTCCAAAATGAACAGGCTTCCCTTAAAAACACCTTCCCCATAAGCACGTGGAATCACTTTTATTTTGTTGACCAATTGGCCCTGATCTTCAAAATAACCTTCATATTCAAATCGATAATAGGCAAATGCCCTAGGAGAGAGCGGGGAGATGGTTCCGGCTATTTCCGGACTGTAAAGGCTTGCTAAAATATATTCGTTGGGAGAGGGAATGCTGTTATCCAGACTGTTTCGTGTCGAAATAATCTTTTGCGTATAACTAGCCGGCCGGCGGTATTTTATTTCAGCAACACTCTCATTAAGAATTGCTTTTCCTTCCTGAACGCCCTCTTTTTTTAATCTTTTTTCTACCAGATATGGAATTTTTGTGGGCAGTGCGGTGCTTCTGGAATAAACTTTTGCCGTATAGCCGCGTAGTTGTAGCTGATGAAAACGCGCCTTGGCGATAGCCCGCCGCATAATGCTATATGCAGGATCTTCCTTGCCCTTTCCGATAGTCGCTTCACGTAGGTTAAGCGCCTGTTCTTCGAGAACTACATTTAGTTCTGTAAAGTCGTTGCCGACTGTTACATTTTTTGAGACACTTTTGAATCCCAAAAACTGAAATATGATCTCGTAACTTCCTGGTAATAAGGTGAATTCGTATTCACCTTCTTCATTGGCCATGGTTCCGTTGCTCGTGCCTTTTACGGCAATGCCGGCATAGGAAAGTGCTTCTCCTTTTGCATTAGAGATGCGGCCTTTTATCCCGCCTGCGATTAACTGCGACTGTAAGCCAATACATAATATGATCAGGAGCAACGCAACACGCATAGAGGTAAATCGTCAGTTTTTGCAATAAGCACAAATTAGATCAAATTTCTGATTTGTGCCCTTGCTGAGCCTCCTCTATAACCGTACCACGCTGCCGTTACACCTTAATCACATTGACCATCGACCGTGCAGTTTGCGCCGTCGGCCAGGGAAACCAATGGTTCCGGGTTTGTTTTCTCCCATTCGGAAAATGATTTTTCCAAAGCGCGTAAGAATGTTTCCGGCTGCTGCGCACCAGAAACAGCGTATTTTCTGTCCAAAACAAAGAAAGGGACGCCGCGTGCGCCAACTTGCTGTGCTTCGTAAACATCTTTTCGAACCTCATCACTGAATTTTGACCCGTCCAGGACAGATTTCAATTCTTCCGTATCAAGTCCAATTTGAGTTCCCAAATCAAGCAATGTTGCATGATCTGCGGTGTTCTTGCCATCCGTAAAATAAGCTTTAAATAACTGCTCTTCTGCGTCGTCGCCCTTGCCTTTTGTTTTTGCATACTGGACAAAACGATGCGCATCGAAGGAATTTGCAACCACAGCTTTGTCCATATTGTACTCCAATCCCACCTCAGCGGCAATCGAACTCACATGGTCATTCATCTGCGCCGCATAATCCGGCGTCCAGCCTTTCACCTCCGCCAGATAATCGTTGATGCTTTTTCCCGGCTCCGTTTTCATAGCCGGATTGAGCTGAAAACTTTTCCATTCAACCTGGATCTTATCCTTTTGAGGGAATTGTTCAAGTGCTTTTTCAAATTTCCTTTTGCCGATATAACAAAAAGGGCACATTACGTCACTCCATATTTCAACTTTCATAATTTCAGTGGGTTAGTGTTCAAATGTTAATCTTTTTACGCAGGGTTGGTGCTGAGAAGAGGCCTATCAAAGCGATATAAAAAGCTCTTCATGCGATCTTCTTACCTTTTTTGCGTTGGACAAAGCGTCGTTTTCGCTATCTCGGTAACCCAACGTCATAATGACAACACTTTTCAATCCTTTTTCGGTCAGACCAAGAATCTCATCCAGTTTAGCATTGTTAAAACCTTCCATAGGAGTCGCGTCCACGTGTTCCGTTGCTGCCGCAACCAATGCATGTCCAAGCGCAATGTAGGCCTGACGTGCCGCCCAGTTGAAATTAACTTCCTCAGAGCGACTCAGTATGCCACCGGTGACACTTTCTTGAAATTTTGAAAGCGACTCAACTGAAATGCCTCGGGTCGTAGCGATCAGGTTCATGTAATCGGTGATTTGCTGTGCCGTGATTTTCTCCCACGCAGCAAAAACCAGCAAGTGTGAGGCCTCCGGAATCTGCTGCTGAGGAGCAGCTTCCTTGAAAATCCTATCTTTCGTATCCTGATCGCTGATCACAACAATGTTATAAGGTTGCAGTCCCACCGAGGATGGTGATAACTTAATGACTTCCAGGATTGTATCCAGTTTTTCTTGCGGAATTGTCTGGCCGTTCATTCTTTTTGCAGCATATCTCCAATTCAGATCTTCTATCAGGTTATTCATTTTCTTTTGTTTAAATTTGATATGCAAACTTAAATAAATAAGCTATACATTTGTAAGTACTATACCAAAGTATAGCTAAATTAGTTCAGTCATGGAAACATCAGAAATAGAGACTACAACGAAAAAGACAGCTCATACGCACGAAGAATGCACGAAAAGCATCCTGCCCGTGCGCGACGCCCTGGAAGTGTTAAGTGGAAAATGGAAGTTGCAGATCATCATTTCTCTGCTCTTCGGCAACAAACGCTTTTCCCAAATCGCCAAAGAGATCCCCGGGATCACGGATAAAATGTTATCAAAGGAATTACGTGATCTGGAAGCTAACTGCCTGGTAAAAAGGACAGTTTATGATTCAATCCCTGTGGTTGTGGAATATACATTAACTGAGTATGGGCATACGTTGAAGCCTGTAATTGAGGTGTTAAGAAAGTGGGGAATGGCACATAGGGAGCGGATTATGGTCAATCCATCCACTTCTCATACCACATCTGAAACATAAGCAAATACCATATTTTGTGTGCATACTCCTTTTTTCCGGAGAAAAATCCTTCTCTTAGTTTTTGTACAGCAGGAAGACGAAAAATTCCCTGACTGGCTATATTATCGTCACTTAAATAATATAGTACTTGGTTTTTTAAGTCGGTCGACAGCCAATTTGCAGTAGGTATTTGGAATCCCATTTTAGGGCGGTCCATTAGTTCTTTCGGAATATGTTTGTAAACGATTTCCTTTAAAATGTATTTTTTTACTCCATTACTATACTTATAGTTATCGGGCAATTGAGCAGCCCACTCAATGATACGATGATCAATAAACGGTTCCCTGCTTTCAAGACTAAATGCCATAGACGCCCTATCTACTTTTTGTAAAACATCATCCAACAAAAAAGTCTGATAGTCTACGGCCATCATATAAGCCAGTGGAGAATAAAAATTTTTGGAAAGCCCCTCACTGGTGTAATAGGTTTCAAGCGCATTCACATTTTTATTCAGTAATGCACTGATTTGTTCCTCATCAAATTGCCGGCTAATGCTGAGCATCATATTTTTGGCAGATGGGTCTTTCAGCAGGGACTTGAATTTTTCGTACCTGTCATGAAAATTGTACTTATTTTTCATTAAAGGGATGTAGTCTGCAGAAATCAAATTCATGATATCGGAAACACCCTTTCTGGCGAAACCTGGAATTCGATTAAGTGCATTGCCATATTTCATAATATACTCATACCGCGTGTAACCGGCAAAAACCTCATCTCCGCCATCCGCACTTAAAGCCACTGTCACCTGATCGGACGTCATTTTGCATAAAAACATGGTTGGAATGGCGCTTTGATCGCCAAACGGCTCATCATAGTAATAAGGTAATTCTGAAATTAGTTCTAGGGCTTCTTTTTGCGTGCAGCTATATTCATGATGCTCTGTACCAAGGTGATCGGCCACACTTTTTGCATATTCCGACTCGTTCAGGCCAATATCCGGAACGCCTATGGTAAACGTTTTGAGTCTCTCATTGCGATCCTTCTGTAAGATAGCCGTGAGACAAGCACTATCATATCCGCCGCTAAGAAATACACCGACAGGAACGTCAGACACCATCCTGTATTCAAATGCGGATTTTAAGATTTTCTCTGTTTCTGTCTTTGCTTCTTCAAATGAAATATCCAGTTTCGGTTTATTATAAGCGCTATAAACTTCCCAGTATTTGAAAATATCGAGCGCTCTGGAATCAATGTCCAGTTTAAGATAATGTCCCGGCCGTAACTTATAGGCGTAGTTAAAAATACAATGAGGTGTTGGCACATGGCCATGCTGCATGAATGCGGCAACTGCATCAAAGTTAATTTCCTTTTTAAACTGTGGGTGCTTATGAAAGGCCTTTAATTCGGAAGCAAACAAAAACAGGCCGTCGTGCCAATAGTAGAAGAAAGGTTTAATTCCCGCCCTGTCTCTAACGCAGTGTATTGTACGAGCTTTTGCATCGTAAACTACGAAAGCGAACATTCCAATAAACTTGTCTACACATGAAATTCCCCATTGCTGGAATGCGTGTAAAATAACCTCGGTATCGGAATGGCCTGTAAAATGATGCCCAAGTAAGAGCAGCTCTTTTTTAATATTTTGATAATTATAAATTTCGCCATTAAATACAATCCAAAGGTCGCCAAATTGCATTGGTTGTATTCCGGAATCTGATAAATCAATGATAGCCAGCCGCTGGTGGCCTATTCCTATTTGTACACCAGCAGAATCGAATATTTGATGCCCGGATGCGTCGGGTCCTCGATGATGTAGTTCTTTGGTTATTTTTATTAGAATTTCTTGTGATGATCCTTGTTTGTAGTCTATAAATCCTGCAATACCGCACATACTGTCCGACTGAAATTAAGAAATTATTAATGATACATGTTTAACGGAGGGTTTACCCATTTCAAATTATGCGTTCAGCATGACGGAATGGCAAAAGCTCTCTGTCCTGTTTATATGATTGCGTTGAGCTGGATGCAGAAGGTTCCATTCCTGGGACACGATTCTGGGAATTTGGTTGCAATCTAGCAGATGCGATGTGAACTTTGTATAAAAGCGACATTTATTTAACCTTTTAATAATACTATTTATTAAAAGGTAAGTCCTGGAATAGGAACGGAGCTTTGCGAGCAACAGTGAGTGCCTTATTCAACTTTAATGTTTTAAATAGAACAGGCCGCAATAACGATTTTAGTGAACACAAAAAAAGCAACCCTCACAGGTTGCTTTTCAATTCCATCAAAACTCAGCTAAAATTACCCTAGCTGGTTAATGCAATTCAAATCTTCAAACGCCACTTTCAGACGTTGGATCATGCTTTCTTCGCCTTTGCGAAGCCATACGCGGGGGTCGTAGTATTTTTTGTTTGGCGAATCGGGGCGATTTGGGTTACCCAATTGCGTTTGCAGGAAGCCTTCGTTTTCTTTGTAATATTTCAGAAGACCTTCCCAGGTTGACCATTGCATATCAGTGTCAATGTTCATTTTGATAGCGCTTGCCCGTCCGCGACGCCTTGGAAGTGTTAAGTGGCAAATGGAAGTTGCAGATCATCATTTCCCTGCTCTTCGGCAACAAACGCTTTTCCCAAATCGCCAAAGAGATCCCCGGGATTACCGATAAAATGTTATCAAAGGAATTACGTGACCTGGAAGCTAACTGCCTGGTAAAAAGGACAGTTTATGATTCAATCCCGGTGGTTGTGGAATATACATTAACCGAGTACGGGCATACGTTGAAGCCGGTAATTGAAGTGCTGCGAACTTGGGGATTGGCGCATCGGAATCGCATTATGAGTTTGTAAAAGTTTAGCCTGATAGCAAACCTATCAGGCTAAAAAATCATTTCACCTCATCTATTCTGTTTTTATAAATATTAAACTTAGCAGGAATTGGCCCTTGATAGGACCAATTAGTGAAATATCCTGTGTTCAAATATATTGAATCTGTATCATTCAAAGACGCCGTCAACATAAAGCCGCCTTCTGGAACTTTTAATTCTCTCATTATATTGAAGATAATCTTTTCTGTCTTTCCTTGTTGAACATTTTTAAACGTCCAAACTTTCGCTCCGTTTGCTCCGTCAATCTTAATTTCAGCGATTGTTGAATCAGTTTTGTTTGTGAACAACATTTCTACATCATATTTTTCTTTATAGAACTTATCATTGCATGACGAAATCAAAGAAAATAGGAAGAGTGTTGATGCATAAGCCATGAATGCTCTCATTGTATTCATAATAGCTTTACCAGAATATTTAGTGGCGATCCATTGTTAATTTCAGCAGAGCTCGCGACAATACGAGCACTCAATGAATTTATATAACCGAATATCTCTTCATCTGTTTTCGTAACTTTCACATTGTAGTCAAAAATATTTTTCTTGTACTTTTGAGCAATCTGAGTGAAGTATTGTAGACCGACAAGATTATTAAAAAGATCCATGTCTTTGCTTAACTGTTGATTTTGCGGTGTGTCACATTCGTGTGCATTTGTAAGTCCAAGCACCACTGCCATTGCCTCGTTAACGGAGCCATACCTATAAGCCGCATACTTACCTAAGTACACATTCCAGACCGCATGTCTATTCGCGTCGGATCTATCGTTTGTGCCGTAACCAGCTTTAGCATATGCCAAATCCATAGCCTTCTTCATTCCATCCTTGTCTAACCTTAAATGCCCAGCATAGTACCATTCCTCACACGAATTTGATTGGTATGCAATTCTAAGATTAGGCATAGTTCCACCACTTCGAGAAGCAGCCACAGAGATCGCAACTTCATAGCCCATTAATTTCTCATCATATTGAAAGACTACGTCTTGATTCTCAATGATTTGTTCGGTTGATAATTTTGGAAAATAAGGTTTGTATTCTTCCGGAGTTGCGTTATCGAAATCGGGATAATTTTTTCGCACGCCTTCAACAATTTCGTCGAATGTATTTCCCTTGACGGTTCGTAAGTTAGCAGCACTAATCAGATTTTCATTCAGGGCGATGTGCTCCAAATCACCTGGACTGAACTCCAAAAGGGCTTCCGGATATGCAACGTGCATTTGTGCACTCAAATTCTTGTATGTCACTTCTTTCATTTCTGCTTGCTTTTCAGGCCCAATTTCTTGTTGAACGCGACTGTCATGTTCGCATCCTGTAAATAGCATTGTTGCTGCTAACAACATCATAAATGAATTGATGAAAGATAAAAAGCAAGCTGCTTTGGGTAATGTAAATTTCATAGATACGAAAGGTTTAATGTCAAAAGGTTTTACGAGTCAGCCTGACAGGATAGTCTTAAACTCTTTCGCAATCTATGTGAGATAAATGTGGCGCCTTGTAGAAGGATTAAGCGCAATTATTCGCCGGTGAAAATGGTTGATCTGCCGGTCGGAATGACTTGTTATTCGGAATTGTGTGGGAAATGGTCGCGCGCAACACAAAAAAAGCAACCCTCACAGGTTGCTTTCAATACCAACAAAACTCAGCTAAAATTACCCCAGCTGATTAATGCAATTCAAATCTTCAAACGCTACTTTCAGACGTTGGATCATGCTTTCTTCGCCTTTGCGAAGCCATACGCGGGGGTCGTAGTATTTTTTGTTTGGCGAATCGGGGCCATTTGGGTTACCCAATTGCGTTTGCAGGAAGCCTTCGTTTTCTTTGTAATATTTCAGAAGACCTTCCCAGGTTGACCATTGCATATCAGTGTCAATGTTCATTTTGATCGCACCATATTCGATGGCTTCGCGGATTTCTTCGCGTGAAGAACCTGATCCTCCGTGGAATACGAAGTTAACAGGCAACTCAGCCGTGCCGAATTTCTCCTGGATGAATTGCTGAGAGTTGCGAAGGATTTTCGGCTCCAATTTCACGTTTCCTGGCTTGTAAACGCCATGAACATTTCCAAATGCCGCTGCAATAGTGAAATTTGGAGAGATTTTGGAAAGCTCTTCATAAGCATAAGCCACTTCTTCAGGCTGCGTATACAATTTCGAGCTGTCAACGTCGCTATTATCAACGCCGTCTTCTTCGCCACCTGTTACACCCAGTTCAATTTCAAGTGTCATGCCGATTTTGGCCATGCGCTCGAAGTATTTTGCTGAAATTTCAATGTTCTCTTCAATCGGTTCTTCCGAAAGGTCCAGCATGTGTGAGCTGTACAATGGAATGCCGTGTTGGTCAAAATGACGTTCGCCTGCATCCAGAAGACCGTCGATCCATGGAAGCAATTTCTTGGCGCAGTGGTCGGTGTGCAAAATTACGGGAATGCCGTAAAGTGCTGCCATCTGGTGCACGTGCATTGCACCGGAAATTCCACCTGCGATCGCAGCCTGCTGATTGGTGTTGGAAAGACTTTTTCCAGCATAAAATATTGCACCGCCATTTGAAAATTGAATGATAACGGGGCTGTTAACCGCTTTGGCAGTTTCCAGAACTGCATTTACTGAGTTGGTTCCTACCACGTTAACCGCCGGGAGGGCATAGTTATTTTGGTTGGCGTGGCGGAAAATTTCGCTAACTCCGTCACCGGTTACAACACCGGGCGCAAAGCGTTTTGTGGTTTCGCTCATAGTAATAAAGAATATTTTTTCAAGAATAAATTTTACAATTCAGATATAAAAAATGAACTGCGCGGGAATCCCTGCAAGTTAGGTATTTTACAGAAATTGGAGGAAATATGCGCCGTATATTATGCTTTGTGACGAAGATTAATCTATGTATAATCGTTTTGGCGCAATCTGCGTATCTTTGAAAATGTTGAAATGGCAGACAATGTGCTGCGTGATTGTGATACGAAAGATTAATTGATGAATTCCAAACTGACCAGGACGATCCTGATTGCCCTCGCA of Dyadobacter chenhuakuii contains these proteins:
- a CDS encoding NAD(P)H-dependent oxidoreductase — encoded protein: MNNLIEDLNWRYAAKRMNGQTIPQEKLDTILEVIKLSPSSVGLQPYNIVVISDQDTKDRIFKEAAPQQQIPEASHLLVFAAWEKITAQQITDYMNLIATTRGISVESLSKFQESVTGGILSRSEEVNFNWAARQAYIALGHALVAAATEHVDATPMEGFNNAKLDEILGLTEKGLKSVVIMTLGYRDSENDALSNAKKVRRSHEELFISL
- a CDS encoding DUF6973 domain-containing protein — protein: MKFTLPKAACFLSFINSFMMLLAATMLFTGCEHDSRVQQEIGPEKQAEMKEVTYKNLSAQMHVAYPEALLEFSPGDLEHIALNENLISAANLRTVKGNTFDEIVEGVRKNYPDFDNATPEEYKPYFPKLSTEQIIENQDVVFQYDEKLMGYEVAISVAASRSGGTMPNLRIAYQSNSCEEWYYAGHLRLDKDGMKKAMDLAYAKAGYGTNDRSDANRHAVWNVYLGKYAAYRYGSVNEAMAVVLGLTNAHECDTPQNQQLSKDMDLFNNLVGLQYFTQIAQKYKKNIFDYNVKVTKTDEEIFGYINSLSARIVASSAEINNGSPLNILVKLL
- the asnB gene encoding asparagine synthase (glutamine-hydrolyzing), with amino-acid sequence MCGIAGFIDYKQGSSQEILIKITKELHHRGPDASGHQIFDSAGVQIGIGHQRLAIIDLSDSGIQPMQFGDLWIVFNGEIYNYQNIKKELLLLGHHFTGHSDTEVILHAFQQWGISCVDKFIGMFAFVVYDAKARTIHCVRDRAGIKPFFYYWHDGLFLFASELKAFHKHPQFKKEINFDAVAAFMQHGHVPTPHCIFNYAYKLRPGHYLKLDIDSRALDIFKYWEVYSAYNKPKLDISFEEAKTETEKILKSAFEYRMVSDVPVGVFLSGGYDSACLTAILQKDRNERLKTFTIGVPDIGLNESEYAKSVADHLGTEHHEYSCTQKEALELISELPYYYDEPFGDQSAIPTMFLCKMTSDQVTVALSADGGDEVFAGYTRYEYIMKYGNALNRIPGFARKGVSDIMNLISADYIPLMKNKYNFHDRYEKFKSLLKDPSAKNMMLSISRQFDEEQISALLNKNVNALETYYTSEGLSKNFYSPLAYMMAVDYQTFLLDDVLQKVDRASMAFSLESREPFIDHRIIEWAAQLPDNYKYSNGVKKYILKEIVYKHIPKELMDRPKMGFQIPTANWLSTDLKNQVLYYLSDDNIASQGIFRLPAVQKLREGFFSGKKEYAHKIWYLLMFQMWYEKWMD
- a CDS encoding DUF5686 and carboxypeptidase regulatory-like domain-containing protein codes for the protein MRVALLLIILCIGLQSQLIAGGIKGRISNAKGEALSYAGIAVKGTSNGTMANEEGEYEFTLLPGSYEIIFQFLGFKSVSKNVTVGNDFTELNVVLEEQALNLREATIGKGKEDPAYSIMRRAIAKARFHQLQLRGYTAKVYSRSTALPTKIPYLVEKRLKKEGVQEGKAILNESVAEIKYRRPASYTQKIISTRNSLDNSIPSPNEYILASLYSPEIAGTISPLSPRAFAYYRFEYEGYFEDQGQLVNKIKVIPRAYGEGVFKGSLFILEDRWAIHSYDLQTTTSGLNISAKQIFSPVQNVWIPVNQQFRINGSYLGFAGEFKYLVSLTYQKLDIDPGLKEDIVIADHKKEDVKEANRKENLEKLIREQKQFSTKDFRKLTKEYEKEQKKERKMEGGSDRLVRQDSIIIDSMANKRDTTYWQALRPIPLTKSEVTSYVLQDSIKVVKDAIREKRKPDSLAFRPLHLITGNTYALGNRRTFYFKSPILSISYNTVEGNAINFLTEWEKKWGKSYRFSVSPLVRYSFGRKRVYGNLTTNIGNDKWNLMLSGGEMASQINNNNPIPALPNSIAARFFDRNFMKLYQKQYGRAEFSLRNIADVFSLNAGLEFEHRKELFNQESARPIFFWSQYYYTPNRPENRELQNTGFAIHNATILDLTATVRPWRRYLIRNGEKRYLRSKGPSFSLNYKTGLGFVGDVDYSMLQGNIRQNLSLGPRSNLEYYVNGGGFLSTKQMYFPDYRHFMGNEFFFQYAYPPDQFRMLQYYRYSTSSWFFQANATWTSQRFALTRIEALRVTGISETLQLHYLRVPTIRNYTEAVYGIDDILRIIRLEAVAQFHGSHFKGMGWRVGTSIKFGR
- a CDS encoding winged helix-turn-helix transcriptional regulator, encoding METSEIETTTKKTAHTHEECTKSILPVRDALEVLSGKWKLQIIISLLFGNKRFSQIAKEIPGITDKMLSKELRDLEANCLVKRTVYDSIPVVVEYTLTEYGHTLKPVIEVLRKWGMAHRERIMVNPSTSHTTSET
- a CDS encoding winged helix-turn-helix transcriptional regulator, coding for MPVRDALEVLSGKWKLQIIISLLFGNKRFSQIAKEIPGITDKMLSKELRDLEANCLVKRTVYDSIPVVVEYTLTEYGHTLKPVIEVLRTWGLAHRNRIMSL
- a CDS encoding DsbA family oxidoreductase, with the protein product MKVEIWSDVMCPFCYIGKRKFEKALEQFPQKDKIQVEWKSFQLNPAMKTEPGKSINDYLAEVKGWTPDYAAQMNDHVSSIAAEVGLEYNMDKAVVANSFDAHRFVQYAKTKGKGDDAEEQLFKAYFTDGKNTADHATLLDLGTQIGLDTEELKSVLDGSKFSDEVRKDVYEAQQVGARGVPFFVLDRKYAVSGAQQPETFLRALEKSFSEWEKTNPEPLVSLADGANCTVDGQCD
- a CDS encoding M1 family metallopeptidase, whose protein sequence is MKFNFIVLAMTAISLQVSAQSDRWQQRVKYQMEVDFDAAKHQYKGKQKLIYSNNSPDTLHKVFYHLYLNAFQPGSQMDVRSRTISDPDPRVKDRISKLTPSEIGYEKVLSLKHNGKAVKYEVVGTILEVTLKEKILPKTQHTFEMDFEAQVPIQIRRTGRDNAEGIDYSMAQWYPKMSEYDYEGWHANPYIAREFYGVWGDFDVKLTIDASYVVAASGYLQNPDKIGHGYTQKEVKHKPGDKLTWHFIAPEVHDFMWAADRDYKHDVIKVDDNLDMHFFYQTDTLANVWKEMEPLAVRCFKIMNEKFGRYPYKQYSVIQGGDGGMEYAMATLITGRQNLGGLVSVTVHESIHSWFQQILGTNESKYAWMDEGFTSYAQNIVMAELFPSRLDAQRGSTAGYRNLVKSGLEEPLTTHADHFNTNRAYSTASYAKGAVFLNQLGYIIGSQKLESGMKRYYNEWKFKHPNPNDLKRIMEKESGLELDWYWEDFVGTTKTIDYGIKEVVSNAAKTTVVLEKIGQMPMPLDVVVSYKDGSQENFNIPLELMRGEKSEAMYSKTTLLNDWGWTYPEYSFTIDRNLADIERIVIDPSQRMADINPDNNSYPSISKELPRFKADKVVK